The following are encoded in a window of Lagenorhynchus albirostris chromosome 3, mLagAlb1.1, whole genome shotgun sequence genomic DNA:
- the NREP gene encoding neuronal regeneration-related protein isoform X2, producing the protein MVSYPELSVWVSQEPFPNKEMEGRLPKGRLPVPKEVSRKKDGQTEAASLHPLGSSELHSPGISYLLSF; encoded by the exons GTTTCTTACCCAGAGCTTTCTGTCTGGGTCAGTCAAGAACCATTTCCAAACAAGGAAATGGAGGGAAGGCTTCCTAAG ggaagacttcctgtcCCAAAGGAAGTGAGCCGCAAGAAGGATGGCCAGACCGAGGCTGCCTCCCTGCATCCACTTGGCAGCAGTGAGCTCCACTCCCCGGGAATCAGTTACCTCCTCTCTTTTTAA